In Acidiphilium acidophilum, one genomic interval encodes:
- a CDS encoding sensor histidine kinase: MSSSAPDQPETTTSAIRPVRWRRLLRSAGVRFAVLYALVFGVSTILLAASLRYSTIGLLDRQTHEAIRTDARGLAAHFKTGGLSALVLTLDGRINEDINENAIYLLVDPLGNRIAGNLSRWPQGIDTPQVWYQVPVERSGKRSHALMRFYDLPGGFQLLVGRDVSARTQLRRLLRDGLIWALAAMVLLGALGALIIRGLFKRALADISATTRAIARGDLTQRVRRSGHGDEFDELAETINDMLDRITKLMNGVREVSNAIAHDLRTPITRARARLEDAASHARTEEELRGAVDRATGELDGVVKVFQALLRIAEIEAGARRSAFANIDLTLVLEDLAEFFEAVAEERHIAIDTRWPPDLPMVGDRDMLQQAVANLLENAIKFSPPDHRVAISARMDAADIEIEIADEGPGIPEADRPRATERFYRGELARSTPGTGLGLALVAAIAQLHGGVLRLEDNAPGLRAVLVLPRRALNPEATLRIKLWAQTVRKAETQSGADAQRGA; this comes from the coding sequence ATGAGTTCATCCGCGCCCGACCAGCCTGAGACGACGACGTCAGCAATCCGCCCGGTGCGGTGGCGGCGGCTGTTGCGTTCGGCCGGGGTGCGGTTCGCGGTGCTTTACGCGCTGGTGTTCGGGGTTTCCACAATCCTTCTGGCGGCGTCGCTGCGCTATTCGACGATCGGGCTGCTGGATCGTCAGACCCATGAGGCAATCAGGACCGATGCGCGGGGCCTCGCGGCGCATTTCAAGACCGGCGGCCTTTCGGCGCTGGTGCTGACGCTGGACGGGCGGATCAACGAGGATATCAACGAGAACGCGATCTACCTGCTGGTCGATCCGCTGGGCAACCGGATTGCGGGGAATTTGTCACGCTGGCCGCAGGGCATCGATACGCCGCAGGTCTGGTATCAGGTGCCGGTGGAGCGATCGGGCAAGCGATCGCATGCGCTGATGCGTTTTTACGACCTGCCGGGGGGCTTCCAGTTGTTGGTCGGGCGCGATGTCAGCGCCCGGACACAACTGCGCCGGTTGCTGCGCGATGGGTTGATCTGGGCGCTTGCGGCGATGGTTCTGCTGGGCGCGCTCGGGGCGCTGATCATTCGCGGCCTGTTCAAGCGGGCGCTGGCCGATATTTCCGCGACGACCCGTGCGATCGCACGTGGCGATCTGACGCAGCGGGTGCGCCGGTCGGGTCATGGCGATGAGTTCGACGAGCTGGCCGAGACCATCAACGACATGCTCGACCGCATTACCAAGCTGATGAACGGGGTGCGCGAAGTATCGAACGCGATTGCGCATGATTTACGGACGCCGATCACGCGCGCGCGGGCTCGGCTGGAGGATGCTGCCTCCCACGCGCGCACCGAGGAGGAATTGCGCGGCGCGGTCGACCGGGCGACCGGGGAACTGGACGGGGTGGTCAAGGTGTTTCAGGCGCTGTTGCGGATCGCGGAGATCGAGGCGGGGGCCCGGCGCTCGGCTTTCGCCAATATCGATCTCACCCTGGTGCTGGAGGATCTGGCCGAGTTTTTCGAGGCGGTGGCCGAGGAGCGGCACATTGCGATCGATACCCGCTGGCCGCCCGACCTGCCGATGGTGGGCGACCGGGACATGCTCCAGCAGGCGGTCGCGAATCTGCTGGAAAACGCGATCAAATTTTCGCCGCCCGATCATCGTGTGGCCATTTCGGCGCGGATGGATGCGGCGGATATCGAGATCGAGATCGCGGATGAGGGGCCGGGGATTCCCGAAGCCGATCGCCCGCGCGCAACCGAGCGGTTCTACCGGGGCGAACTGGCACGCTCGACGCCGGGGACCGGCCTCGGCCTCGCGCTGGTTGCGGCGATCGCGCAGTTGCATGGCGGGGTGTTGCGCCTCGAAGATAATGCGCCGGGACTGCGGGCGGTGTTGGTGCTGCCGCGCCGGGCGCTCAATCCGGAAGCGACCTTGCGGATCAAGCTGTGGGCCCAGACGGTTCGCAAGGCGGAGACGCAGAGCGGGGCCGACGCTCAGCGCGGGGCATAG
- a CDS encoding response regulator transcription factor, whose amino-acid sequence MRILVVEDDKDVAGFVVKGLREAGHTVEHADNGRDGLFMAASENFDAIILDRMLPGGIDGLRLLETLRAQDNATPVMFLSALGQVDDRVKGLKAGGDDYLTKPFAFAELLARVEAMSRRGEGEGPTTRLGVGDLEMDLLSRGVKRAGQKIDLQPREFRLLEYLMRHAGQVVTRTMLLEGVWDYHFDPQTNVIDVHISRLRQKIDKPFEAPLLHTVRNAGYMLRVEEP is encoded by the coding sequence ATGCGTATACTCGTAGTGGAAGACGACAAGGACGTTGCCGGATTTGTGGTCAAAGGGCTGCGCGAGGCCGGGCATACGGTCGAGCACGCCGATAACGGGCGCGACGGGCTGTTCATGGCGGCATCGGAGAATTTCGATGCGATCATTCTCGACCGGATGCTGCCGGGCGGGATCGACGGGCTGCGGTTGCTCGAAACGCTGCGGGCGCAGGACAACGCGACGCCGGTGATGTTTCTCTCGGCGCTCGGGCAGGTCGATGACCGGGTGAAGGGGCTCAAGGCCGGGGGCGACGACTACCTGACCAAGCCGTTCGCCTTCGCTGAACTGCTCGCACGGGTCGAGGCGATGTCGCGCCGGGGCGAGGGCGAGGGGCCGACCACGCGGCTCGGCGTGGGCGATCTGGAGATGGATCTGCTTTCGCGCGGGGTGAAGCGGGCGGGGCAGAAGATCGATCTGCAGCCACGCGAGTTCCGGTTGCTGGAATATCTGATGCGCCATGCCGGGCAGGTGGTGACCCGCACCATGCTGCTGGAAGGCGTGTGGGATTATCATTTCGACCCGCAGACCAACGTGATCGATGTGCATATCTCGCGCCTGCGCCAGAAGATCGACAAGCCGTTCGAGGCACCGCTGCTGCACACGGTGCGTAATGCGGGGTATATGCTGCGGGTCGAGGAACCCTGA